In the Solibacillus sp. FSL K6-1523 genome, one interval contains:
- a CDS encoding ribose-phosphate diphosphokinase, translating into MPYQYADSKLKIFSLNSNNPLAKEIAEEMGVELGKSSVKHFSDGEVQISIEESIRGCDVFIVQSTSAPVNEHLMELLIMVDAVKRASARTVNVVMPYYGYARQDRKAKAREPITAKLVANLLETAGATRVIVLDLHAPQIQGFFDILIDHLVAVPLLADYFGSKGFNSEDLVIVSPDHGGVTRARKMAERLKAPIAIIDKRRPKPNVAEVMNIVGNVDGKVCILIDDIIDTAGTITIGAEALIQSGAKEVYACCSHPVLSGPAIERIENSSIKELIVTNTIQLSEDKLSPKIKQISVAKLMADAISRVYENKSVSTLFD; encoded by the coding sequence ATGCCGTATCAATACGCTGACTCAAAATTAAAAATCTTCTCATTAAATTCAAACAATCCTTTAGCTAAAGAGATTGCTGAGGAAATGGGTGTAGAACTAGGAAAATCATCTGTAAAACACTTCAGTGATGGAGAAGTCCAAATTAGCATTGAAGAAAGTATTCGTGGATGTGACGTATTCATCGTTCAATCTACTTCTGCTCCTGTAAATGAGCATTTAATGGAACTTTTAATTATGGTGGATGCTGTTAAACGTGCATCTGCTCGTACGGTGAACGTTGTAATGCCTTACTATGGCTATGCACGTCAAGACCGTAAAGCGAAAGCACGTGAACCAATTACTGCTAAGTTAGTAGCAAACTTATTAGAAACGGCTGGTGCAACTCGTGTAATCGTATTAGATTTACACGCACCTCAAATTCAAGGTTTCTTTGATATTTTAATTGACCATTTAGTAGCAGTTCCATTATTAGCAGACTACTTCGGCTCAAAAGGCTTCAATTCAGAGGATCTAGTAATCGTATCTCCTGACCATGGTGGAGTAACACGTGCTCGTAAAATGGCGGAACGTTTAAAAGCGCCAATCGCAATTATCGACAAACGACGTCCAAAACCAAACGTAGCTGAAGTGATGAACATCGTAGGTAATGTAGATGGGAAAGTATGTATTTTAATCGATGATATTATTGATACTGCAGGTACAATCACAATTGGTGCAGAAGCATTAATTCAAAGTGGTGCAAAAGAAGTGTACGCTTGCTGTTCACACCCGGTACTTTCAGGTCCTGCAATTGAGCGCATCGAGAACTCTTCTATTAAAGAATTAATCGTAACAAATACAATTCAATTAAGTGAAGATAAATTATCACCAAAAATTAAACAAATTTCTGTAGCAAAATTAATGGCAGATGCAATTTCACGCGTTTATGAAAACAAATCTGTAAGTACATTATTTGACTAA
- a CDS encoding RidA family protein encodes MKAVSTTNAPAAIGPYAQGMIVNNLFYSSGQIPLTASGELVEGDIEVQTNQVFENLKAVLAAAGSSLDQVVKTTVFMKDMNDFAVMNEVYASHFGAHKPARSAVEVARLPKDVKVEIEVIALVK; translated from the coding sequence ATGAAAGCAGTTTCAACAACAAACGCACCAGCAGCTATTGGACCATATGCACAAGGGATGATCGTCAATAACTTATTTTATTCATCAGGACAAATTCCATTAACGGCATCTGGTGAATTAGTAGAAGGGGACATCGAAGTTCAAACAAATCAAGTATTTGAAAACTTGAAGGCGGTACTTGCAGCAGCAGGTTCATCATTAGACCAAGTTGTGAAAACGACAGTCTTTATGAAAGATATGAATGACTTTGCGGTAATGAATGAAGTGTATGCGTCACATTTTGGAGCACATAAGCCAGCACGCTCGGCAGTAGAAGTGGCACGTTTACCAAAAGACGTTAAAGTAGAAATCGAAGTCATTGCGTTAGTCAAATAA
- the spoVG gene encoding septation regulator SpoVG, which yields MEVTDVRLRRVQTEGRMRAIASITLDEEFVVHDIRVIDGNTGLFVAMPSKRTPDGEFRDIAHPINSNTRNKIQEVVLDAYHATSDEETEAVLELEEVTI from the coding sequence ATGGAAGTAACTGATGTAAGATTACGCCGTGTTCAAACAGAGGGGCGCATGCGAGCAATCGCTTCAATTACACTAGATGAGGAGTTTGTCGTTCATGATATTCGTGTAATTGATGGAAATACAGGTTTATTTGTGGCGATGCCAAGTAAGAGAACACCTGATGGGGAATTCCGTGACATTGCACATCCAATTAACTCCAATACACGCAATAAAATTCAAGAGGTCGTTCTTGATGCATATCATGCAACTTCTGATGAAGAAACAGAAGCCGTATTAGAATTGGAAGAAGTAACGATTTAA
- the pth gene encoding aminoacyl-tRNA hydrolase produces the protein MKLIIGLGNPGKPYENTRHNIGFDVIDALAKEWNAPLNQSKFNGMYATVHRPEGKVILLKPLTYMNLSGECVRPLMDYFDIDVEDIVVIYDDLDLETGKLRLRGKGSAGGHNGIKSLIQHLGTQEFNRIRVGVDRPPAGMKVADYVLSKFSKEDQPVVQDAISKCCDAVEVSLTKPFLEVMNQFNGA, from the coding sequence ATGAAACTAATTATTGGCTTAGGAAATCCAGGGAAACCGTATGAAAATACGCGTCATAATATCGGATTTGACGTAATAGATGCGTTAGCCAAAGAATGGAATGCCCCATTAAATCAATCAAAATTTAATGGCATGTATGCAACCGTGCATCGTCCTGAAGGAAAAGTCATTTTATTGAAGCCGCTAACATATATGAATTTATCGGGCGAATGTGTTCGTCCGTTAATGGACTATTTTGATATTGACGTAGAAGATATTGTTGTCATTTATGATGATTTAGATTTAGAAACGGGTAAATTACGTTTGCGCGGAAAAGGGAGCGCAGGTGGGCATAATGGAATTAAGTCATTAATTCAACATTTAGGCACTCAGGAATTTAACCGAATTCGCGTCGGTGTGGATCGTCCACCAGCAGGTATGAAAGTGGCAGATTACGTACTATCAAAATTTTCTAAAGAAGATCAACCAGTTGTACAAGATGCGATTAGCAAGTGTTGCGATGCGGTAGAAGTATCCTTAACTAAACCATTTTTAGAAGTGATGAATCAATTTAACGGTGCATAA
- the purR gene encoding pur operon repressor, translated as MKWKRSERLVDMTYYLLEHPHQLIPLTYFSDLYNSAKSSISEDLTIVKETFEEKGIGLLITVPGAAGGVKYIPKMAEQEVHEIAGELIIELGQSDRLLPGGYLFMTDLLGNPSLMNRIGKVFASVFAEQKIDVIMTVATKGISIAHAIAKHLNVPVVVVRRDSKVTEGSTVSINYVSGSSRRIQTMVLSKRSMKSGQRVLITDDFMKVGGTMNGMKNLLEEFDCELAGIAVLVEAEHADETLVDDYYSLVKLHEVNEKDRTIELSEGNYFSKGRK; from the coding sequence ATGAAATGGAAGCGTAGTGAACGCCTTGTAGATATGACATATTATTTGCTTGAGCATCCACATCAGTTGATCCCGCTAACTTATTTTTCGGATCTCTACAATTCTGCTAAATCTTCCATAAGTGAAGATTTAACAATTGTAAAAGAAACATTTGAAGAAAAAGGAATCGGGCTGCTAATCACCGTACCGGGAGCAGCGGGTGGCGTAAAATATATACCAAAAATGGCGGAACAAGAAGTTCATGAAATCGCCGGTGAATTAATTATTGAATTAGGTCAATCAGATCGCCTACTTCCGGGTGGCTATTTGTTTATGACAGATTTATTAGGAAATCCAAGTTTAATGAATCGGATTGGTAAAGTTTTTGCAAGCGTATTTGCTGAGCAAAAAATCGATGTTATTATGACGGTAGCAACAAAGGGAATTTCGATTGCACATGCTATCGCGAAACATTTAAATGTTCCAGTAGTCGTTGTACGTCGTGATAGTAAAGTAACGGAAGGTTCAACGGTCAGCATTAATTATGTATCAGGGTCTTCCCGTCGTATTCAAACGATGGTTTTATCTAAACGCAGCATGAAGAGTGGACAACGTGTTCTGATTACCGATGACTTTATGAAAGTGGGCGGTACGATGAACGGGATGAAAAATTTACTAGAAGAATTTGATTGTGAGCTAGCAGGCATTGCTGTTTTAGTAGAGGCAGAGCATGCGGATGAAACGTTAGTGGACGATTATTATTCATTAGTAAAACTACATGAAGTAAACGAGAAAGACCGAACGATTGAATTAAGTGAAGGAAACTATTTTTCAAAGGGGAGAAAGTAA
- the ispE gene encoding 4-(cytidine 5'-diphospho)-2-C-methyl-D-erythritol kinase, with the protein MLYVKAPAKINLTLDVLYKRPDNYHEVEMIMTTVDLADRIGLETRKDGKIKIVSADRFVPDDNRNFAYQAAELLKNTYGLREGVTITIEKQIPIAAGLAGGSSDAAATLRGLNELWNLNLSLDELAEHGAKIGSDVSFCVYGGTALATGRGEKIKELSVPPTCWVILAKPKIGVSTAEIYGGLKVDQIEHPNTAQMIEAIENNDYPLLCESLGNVLESVTFELYPEVVTIKEQMQRFGADAVLMSGSGPTVFGLVDHEARVSRIYNGLRGFCEEVYVVRMLGDRNPLA; encoded by the coding sequence ATGCTTTATGTAAAAGCACCCGCAAAAATAAATTTAACTTTAGATGTATTATATAAACGCCCGGATAATTATCATGAAGTAGAGATGATTATGACAACAGTGGATTTAGCCGATCGTATTGGATTAGAAACACGTAAGGATGGGAAAATTAAAATTGTATCAGCTGATCGTTTTGTTCCAGATGATAATCGCAACTTTGCCTATCAAGCAGCCGAATTGTTGAAAAATACATACGGTCTGCGTGAAGGGGTAACAATTACGATTGAAAAGCAAATTCCAATTGCAGCTGGGTTAGCTGGTGGAAGTAGTGATGCTGCAGCTACATTGCGTGGATTAAATGAGCTTTGGAATTTAAATTTATCATTAGATGAGCTTGCAGAACACGGCGCTAAAATAGGTTCAGATGTATCGTTTTGTGTATACGGAGGTACGGCTTTAGCTACAGGGCGTGGTGAGAAAATTAAAGAATTATCGGTTCCGCCAACTTGCTGGGTTATTTTAGCGAAACCAAAGATTGGTGTTTCAACAGCAGAAATTTACGGTGGATTGAAAGTAGATCAGATAGAACATCCTAATACTGCACAAATGATAGAGGCAATCGAAAATAATGATTACCCATTGCTTTGTGAATCATTAGGGAACGTTTTAGAATCTGTAACATTTGAATTATATCCAGAAGTAGTGACAATAAAAGAGCAAATGCAACGATTTGGTGCAGATGCAGTACTTATGAGTGGGAGCGGTCCGACAGTATTTGGACTTGTCGATCATGAAGCACGTGTTAGCCGAATATATAATGGATTGCGCGGTTTTTGCGAGGAAGTATACGTAGTAAGAATGTTAGGGGATCGAAATCCACTTGCTTAA
- the mfd gene encoding transcription-repair coupling factor — protein sequence MDTFHQLFLQDKQIHNLLQQIKDGSANEQLITGLTGSARPALIQSIFKETKKSIYIISPNLLQAQKLVDDLGSLIGEEWVHYYPAEEFIAANMTTSSPELRAQRIATIGRLVKAELGIYVIPVAGMRKLLNMPMDWVNNDLKTAVGEELDIDQWLHQLVEMGYIRSQMVTTPGEFAMRGGILDIYPPYLESPIRIELFDTEVDSIRTFSADDQRSIEKRTHIEILPATEILLAKNERLTIAERLESALADSLKKVRKKEIQELLLQNIGQDIEVLRQGNLPDHIAKYGSMLFDRPAFLGDYFAKDGLVLFDELGRIQEVMDAWEREENEWFLSLIEEGKMLHEVKPSYSFKEVLAMLEQQALYFALFTRTFSGIKFKKTTNFSCKPMQQFHGQIALLQNEIMRWQQESYTVLITVTSDERLKVMQKMLDDYQIPTTIGFHNEPGIYIIHETLVAGFELPLQKIAVITEDELFKQQQKRKARPQKMTNAERIKSYTEIKPGDYVVHVHHGIGKYIGIETLVVDGIHQDYLHVRYRADDKLFVPVDQIDLIQRYVGAEDKETKLHKLGGPEWKKTKAKVSSAVQDIADDLIKLYAQREAEVGFAFSPDTDEQRNFEEAFPYEETEDQLRTIIEVKHDMERERPMDRLVCGDVGYGKTEVAIRAAFKAILDGKQVAFLVPTTILAQQHYETIHKRFEEFAMNVGLLSRFRTKKQQTETLKGLREGTVDIVIGTHRVLSKDVVYQNLGLLIVDEEQRFGVTHKEKIKQLKTNIDVLTLTATPIPRTLHMSMVGVRDLSVIETPPQNRFPVQTYVMEHSGALVREAIEREMARGGQTFYLYNRVEDMAKRVEEIQMLVPDARVAFAHGRMTEAQLEAVILSFIDGEYDVLVTTTIIETGVDIPNVNTLIVHDADRMGLSQLYQLRGRVGRSSRIAYAYFMYEREKVLSDVAEQRLQAVKEFTELGSGFKIAMRDLSIRGAGNLLGAQQHGFIDSVGFDLYSQMLEEAVEERRSGVKREETVEIEIILQVDAYIPDAYIPDGYQKIQMYKRIKAMERVEDYLEIMDEMQDRFGDIPAETERLMRIARMKVWAMQADVLSIKEKQQVASIILSEQGTLLADGAKIIEQSMEFGQAVGFGMEGTQLIITVNYKKCGKYLPFEVIEKMMEIIANAKKA from the coding sequence GTGGATACTTTTCATCAATTATTTTTACAAGATAAACAGATTCATAATTTACTCCAGCAAATAAAAGATGGTTCAGCAAATGAGCAATTAATTACTGGATTAACAGGTAGTGCAAGACCGGCACTTATTCAATCGATTTTTAAAGAAACAAAGAAATCCATTTATATCATTTCACCGAATTTATTGCAGGCACAAAAGCTCGTAGATGATCTAGGCTCTTTAATCGGTGAAGAATGGGTACATTATTATCCTGCCGAGGAATTTATCGCGGCAAATATGACGACATCATCGCCAGAACTACGAGCACAGCGTATTGCGACGATTGGTCGATTAGTGAAAGCTGAACTGGGGATTTATGTTATTCCAGTAGCAGGGATGCGTAAATTACTAAATATGCCAATGGATTGGGTTAATAATGATCTAAAAACGGCAGTTGGGGAAGAATTGGATATTGACCAGTGGCTTCATCAGCTTGTTGAAATGGGCTATATACGTAGTCAAATGGTGACAACACCTGGGGAATTTGCGATGCGTGGGGGGATATTAGACATTTATCCGCCCTATTTAGAATCGCCAATTCGCATCGAGCTATTTGATACAGAGGTTGATTCAATTCGTACCTTTTCGGCAGATGATCAGCGTTCCATTGAAAAGCGTACCCATATTGAAATCTTACCAGCAACCGAAATTTTACTCGCAAAAAATGAACGACTGACGATTGCAGAGCGTCTAGAATCAGCACTTGCAGATAGTTTGAAAAAGGTAAGAAAGAAGGAAATTCAAGAACTTCTTTTACAAAATATCGGACAGGATATTGAAGTATTGCGCCAAGGGAATTTACCAGATCATATTGCTAAGTATGGCTCGATGTTATTTGACCGCCCTGCGTTTTTAGGAGATTATTTTGCGAAAGATGGCCTTGTTTTATTTGATGAACTCGGTCGTATTCAAGAAGTGATGGATGCATGGGAGCGAGAGGAAAATGAATGGTTTTTATCCTTAATTGAAGAGGGGAAAATGCTTCACGAGGTAAAGCCTTCTTATTCATTTAAAGAAGTATTGGCGATGTTAGAGCAGCAGGCGCTTTATTTCGCTTTGTTTACACGTACTTTTTCGGGTATTAAATTTAAAAAGACAACGAATTTTTCATGTAAGCCGATGCAACAATTTCACGGTCAAATTGCGTTATTACAAAATGAAATTATGCGTTGGCAGCAGGAAAGCTATACGGTTCTTATAACGGTTACAAGTGATGAACGCCTAAAGGTCATGCAGAAAATGCTGGATGACTATCAAATACCCACAACAATCGGATTCCATAATGAACCGGGAATTTATATCATTCATGAAACATTAGTAGCTGGTTTTGAGCTGCCGTTACAAAAAATTGCGGTCATTACAGAGGATGAATTATTCAAGCAACAGCAAAAGAGAAAGGCACGTCCACAAAAAATGACGAATGCCGAGCGTATTAAATCCTACACTGAAATTAAGCCAGGTGACTATGTTGTGCATGTCCATCATGGAATCGGGAAATATATTGGGATTGAAACACTTGTTGTGGATGGCATACACCAAGATTATTTGCATGTGCGCTACCGTGCAGATGATAAACTATTCGTGCCAGTTGACCAAATTGATTTAATTCAGCGTTATGTTGGTGCTGAGGATAAAGAGACGAAGCTTCATAAGCTAGGTGGCCCGGAATGGAAGAAGACAAAGGCTAAAGTTTCATCAGCGGTACAAGATATTGCGGATGATTTAATTAAGCTCTATGCCCAACGTGAGGCAGAGGTAGGCTTTGCTTTCTCTCCCGATACAGATGAGCAACGTAATTTTGAGGAAGCTTTCCCGTATGAGGAGACAGAAGATCAGCTACGTACAATTATTGAAGTAAAACACGACATGGAGCGGGAACGACCAATGGACCGCCTTGTTTGTGGAGACGTTGGTTATGGGAAAACGGAAGTAGCCATTCGTGCAGCATTTAAAGCGATACTTGATGGCAAGCAAGTGGCTTTCTTAGTACCGACAACCATTTTAGCGCAACAGCATTACGAAACGATTCATAAGCGTTTTGAGGAATTTGCGATGAATGTTGGCTTATTAAGTCGCTTCCGTACGAAAAAGCAGCAAACAGAAACATTAAAAGGTTTGCGTGAAGGCACGGTTGATATTGTAATTGGTACACATCGTGTTTTGTCTAAAGATGTTGTGTATCAAAATTTAGGTTTACTCATAGTGGATGAAGAGCAACGTTTTGGTGTAACGCATAAAGAAAAGATTAAACAACTCAAAACGAATATTGATGTACTGACATTGACAGCGACGCCAATACCACGCACGCTTCACATGTCGATGGTCGGCGTACGTGATTTATCAGTTATTGAAACACCACCACAAAACCGATTCCCCGTACAAACATATGTGATGGAGCATAGTGGAGCCCTTGTCCGTGAAGCAATTGAGCGTGAAATGGCGCGTGGTGGACAAACGTTTTATTTATACAATCGAGTAGAAGATATGGCAAAACGAGTAGAGGAAATTCAAATGCTCGTACCGGATGCACGTGTTGCATTTGCACATGGTCGCATGACAGAGGCACAGTTAGAGGCTGTTATTTTATCCTTTATTGACGGAGAGTATGATGTACTTGTGACGACAACGATCATCGAGACGGGTGTCGATATTCCAAATGTAAATACATTAATTGTACATGATGCCGATCGTATGGGATTATCACAGCTCTATCAATTGCGTGGTCGTGTTGGTCGTTCCAGTCGCATTGCCTATGCCTACTTTATGTATGAGCGTGAAAAAGTATTGTCAGATGTTGCAGAGCAGCGTTTGCAAGCAGTGAAGGAATTTACCGAGCTTGGTTCAGGCTTTAAAATTGCAATGCGTGACTTATCAATTCGCGGCGCAGGGAATTTACTCGGTGCACAACAGCATGGCTTTATCGATTCAGTCGGCTTTGATTTATATTCACAAATGCTTGAAGAAGCAGTGGAAGAACGTCGTAGTGGCGTGAAGCGTGAAGAAACAGTGGAGATTGAAATCATTCTCCAAGTAGATGCTTATATTCCAGATGCCTATATTCCGGACGGCTATCAAAAAATTCAAATGTATAAGAGAATTAAAGCGATGGAGCGTGTGGAAGATTATTTAGAAATTATGGATGAAATGCAAGATCGTTTTGGTGATATACCAGCTGAAACGGAGCGTTTAATGCGTATCGCACGAATGAAAGTTTGGGCTATGCAAGCCGATGTTTTATCGATTAAGGAAAAACAGCAAGTTGCATCGATTATATTGTCGGAGCAAGGGACGCTACTCGCTGATGGGGCGAAAATCATCGAGCAATCGATGGAATTTGGTCAAGCGGTCGGATTCGGAATGGAAGGCACACAATTGATCATAACCGTGAATTATAAAAAATGTGGGAAGTATTTACCGTTTGAGGTAATTGAAAAGATGATGGAAATCATCGCAAACGCAAAAAAGGCATAA
- the glmU gene encoding bifunctional UDP-N-acetylglucosamine diphosphorylase/glucosamine-1-phosphate N-acetyltransferase GlmU yields the protein MTNVYAVILAAGQGTRMKSKLYKVLHPVCGKPMVEHVIDHIEMLDVQKIVTVVGHGAELVKETLGEKSEYVLQAEQLGTAHAVLQAKPILSELEGTTLVVCGDTPLIRPETMQALFAHHEKQQAKATILTAVAENPTGYGRILRNTQGQVSQIVEQKDATSEQQLVKEINTGTYCFDNQALFAALAQVNNDNAQGEYYLPDVIEILQKQGEIVSAYVTDNFDETLGVNDRFALSQAEEFMRARINERHMRNGVTIINPATTHISADAIIGSDSVILPGVIIEGKTVIGEDCHIGPNSHIAESTIGNGTKIHSSVVFNSRVGDETSVGPFAHLRPESSLGNHVKIGNFVEVKKSTLGDDTKVSHLSYIGDAEIGKNVNVGCGSITVNYDGKNKFKTIIEDDVFVGCNSNLVAPVKLGKGSFIAAGSTITKEVPEDALAVARARQENKLNYVSKLNSK from the coding sequence ATGACAAATGTTTACGCAGTTATTTTGGCTGCTGGTCAGGGTACACGAATGAAGTCCAAATTATATAAAGTATTACATCCGGTATGCGGAAAGCCTATGGTAGAACATGTGATTGACCATATCGAAATGCTTGATGTACAAAAAATTGTAACGGTTGTCGGACACGGTGCAGAGCTTGTAAAAGAAACACTCGGTGAAAAAAGCGAGTATGTTTTACAGGCAGAGCAACTTGGCACGGCCCATGCAGTTTTACAAGCAAAGCCCATTTTAAGTGAATTAGAAGGTACGACTCTAGTTGTTTGTGGAGATACGCCACTAATTCGACCAGAAACGATGCAAGCTTTATTTGCACATCACGAGAAGCAACAAGCAAAAGCGACAATTTTGACAGCAGTAGCAGAAAATCCGACTGGATATGGTCGTATTTTACGTAATACTCAAGGTCAAGTATCGCAAATTGTTGAGCAGAAAGATGCAACATCTGAGCAACAACTTGTGAAAGAGATTAATACAGGTACGTATTGCTTTGACAATCAGGCATTATTCGCTGCATTAGCGCAAGTGAATAATGACAATGCGCAAGGTGAATATTATTTACCGGATGTCATTGAAATTTTACAGAAGCAAGGTGAGATTGTTTCAGCTTATGTGACGGATAATTTTGATGAAACTTTAGGGGTAAATGATCGTTTTGCGTTGTCACAAGCAGAGGAATTTATGCGAGCACGTATTAATGAACGTCATATGCGCAATGGTGTAACGATTATTAATCCTGCTACGACACATATTAGTGCGGATGCAATTATCGGTAGTGATTCTGTTATCTTACCTGGTGTAATCATTGAAGGAAAGACTGTGATTGGTGAGGATTGTCATATTGGTCCGAACAGCCATATTGCAGAAAGTACAATTGGAAATGGTACAAAGATTCATAGCTCGGTTGTATTCAATAGCCGTGTTGGTGATGAAACATCTGTCGGGCCATTTGCACATCTTCGTCCAGAATCTTCGCTAGGAAACCATGTGAAAATTGGAAACTTTGTTGAAGTGAAGAAAAGTACTTTAGGGGATGACACAAAAGTATCCCACTTAAGCTATATTGGCGATGCCGAAATTGGCAAAAATGTAAATGTCGGTTGTGGTTCGATTACTGTGAACTATGACGGAAAGAATAAGTTTAAAACGATTATTGAAGATGATGTATTTGTAGGATGTAATTCCAACTTAGTGGCACCAGTGAAACTTGGAAAAGGTTCGTTTATAGCTGCGGGTTCTACAATTACAAAAGAAGTTCCAGAAGATGCATTAGCAGTAGCGCGTGCACGTCAGGAAAATAAGCTAAACTATGTTAGTAAATTAAATTCAAAATAA
- a CDS encoding anti-sigma-F factor Fin family protein, with the protein MAVRYRCRHCEVEIGTLPFDTDETIRKLHLFEIGEIDDYIEKNERGETTVHSICEHCEESLRQFPDYYALKRWLQ; encoded by the coding sequence ATGGCTGTACGTTACCGTTGCAGACATTGTGAAGTGGAGATTGGCACGCTACCATTTGATACAGATGAAACAATTCGTAAGCTTCATCTGTTTGAAATTGGAGAAATCGATGATTACATTGAAAAGAATGAGCGTGGAGAAACAACTGTACACAGCATTTGTGAGCATTGTGAAGAATCTTTACGACAATTTCCGGATTATTATGCGTTAAAAAGATGGTTACAGTAA